In one Candidatus Angelobacter sp. genomic region, the following are encoded:
- a CDS encoding cysteine synthase family protein, whose product MNHQTRVYNDVFEMLPDEENPSPMVRINRMNPVPEFQLFAKLEWLNPFGSVKDRAAWDMLQAMERQGELGNGRGLVEPTSGNTGISLAAMAKARGYHMRAVVPNKVPLEKKVLLKIAGAELDVVNDALCPAPGLGDGSINIAKSHAKAQPKKYAMPNQYENEQNVLAHVRTTGPEIWRQTEGRVTHLFVSLGTCGTVSGTSKFLKGKNPDVKVIAVQPTEGHDVPGLRNVSQLGVSKLFDSSLVDDILEVDFRLAYARALELCQSEGLLAGPSSGLIYEGAREIILRDKKGLGVMIFPDNIFKYTSNMMKHIPALAAGNEA is encoded by the coding sequence ATGAACCACCAGACACGCGTCTATAACGACGTTTTTGAGATGCTGCCGGACGAGGAAAACCCTTCGCCCATGGTCCGCATCAACCGGATGAATCCGGTACCGGAATTTCAACTGTTCGCAAAGTTGGAGTGGCTTAATCCGTTCGGGTCGGTGAAAGACCGGGCGGCGTGGGACATGTTGCAGGCGATGGAGCGACAGGGGGAACTTGGCAACGGCCGTGGCCTCGTCGAACCCACCTCCGGCAACACCGGCATCAGCCTCGCCGCCATGGCGAAGGCGCGCGGCTACCACATGCGGGCCGTCGTGCCGAACAAGGTGCCGCTCGAAAAGAAGGTGCTGCTCAAGATCGCCGGCGCCGAGCTCGACGTCGTGAATGACGCGCTCTGCCCCGCTCCCGGGCTGGGCGACGGCTCCATCAATATCGCCAAATCGCACGCGAAGGCGCAGCCGAAGAAATACGCGATGCCGAACCAATACGAGAACGAGCAGAACGTCCTGGCCCACGTGCGTACCACCGGCCCGGAAATCTGGCGGCAGACCGAAGGCAGGGTCACGCATCTGTTTGTTTCACTAGGCACCTGTGGCACGGTCAGCGGCACAAGCAAATTCCTGAAGGGGAAAAACCCGGACGTGAAAGTCATCGCCGTCCAGCCGACCGAAGGTCACGACGTTCCGGGCCTCCGGAACGTCAGCCAGTTGGGCGTCTCGAAACTCTTCGATTCGTCTTTGGTGGATGACATACTGGAAGTGGATTTCAGGCTGGCGTACGCGCGCGCGCTGGAACTGTGCCAGAGCGAGGGATTGCTGGCCGGGCCGAGTTCCGGTTTGATTTACGAGGGTGCGCGCGAAATAATTCTGCGTGACAAAAAGGGCCTGGGTGTGATGATTTTT
- a CDS encoding DUF2961 domain-containing protein, translating to MNSGSFQFFRLGRCCRLLPAGLIVAGFVSGWSAEPPSVPVGLDAYRQWDRWPDQRIGVRAYMRSTYDRRGANEGADASHFLYQVADDFNVALDVAGPGVMYFVRCNHWHGSPWHYEVDGADHIVQESSTTDPNHPVGNSVFIPENLFPAPLAWTWSVTRGADLNWVPTPFEKTLRLAYSRTRYGTGYYIYHLYDRSANLSRPVRSWDGKTPPDKDVLELIAQAGTDIAPHLGTREGKNIGVLQIAGRPIALTKDAVVEVRKISPKQPMVLRALEFSAPREQAVEFGRSRLRITWDDLAHPSVDAPVALFFGAGTLYNRDDREYLVKAFPMNVRYDSNRVHLACYFPMPFFNSARIELTGNGRTDLTDIQWSVRYHPLKQPCDEVARFHATYRDHPNPEPGRDLMLLDTNETEGGGEWSGNFVGTSWIFSHRAVLNTLEGDPRFFFDDSETPQAYGTGTEEWGGGGDYWGGRNMTLPFAGHPAGARSENEARSDEDKIESAYRFLLADLFPFGKRAVIRLEHGGENQSTEHYETVTYWYGANSPNLIKTGALKIGDAASERAHDYVSPGASAPYEITSRYELGVDTVNGKEVYPAHTDRGRIMKGTSEFTLELDPNNFGVLLRRKLDYSFPNQRAEVFVADASKRKLGYKPAGIWYLAGANTCVYSNPKEELGATQHVVQTSNRRFRDDEFIIPRELTRGRERIRVRVRFMPVDIPLFPGHRLAELAWSEIRYDAYCWVMPPVQK from the coding sequence GTGAATTCCGGTTCGTTTCAGTTCTTCCGCCTTGGCCGCTGTTGCCGTCTGCTGCCTGCCGGCTTGATCGTGGCAGGATTCGTGTCCGGATGGTCGGCCGAACCTCCGTCGGTTCCCGTTGGTCTCGACGCCTATCGTCAATGGGATCGCTGGCCGGATCAGCGGATTGGCGTGCGTGCCTACATGCGGAGCACCTACGATCGCCGTGGCGCCAACGAAGGAGCGGACGCCAGCCACTTCCTGTATCAGGTCGCGGATGATTTCAACGTGGCGCTCGATGTCGCCGGACCGGGCGTGATGTACTTCGTCCGTTGCAACCACTGGCACGGAAGCCCTTGGCACTACGAAGTGGACGGCGCAGACCATATCGTTCAGGAAAGCAGCACGACGGATCCGAATCATCCGGTCGGGAACTCGGTTTTTATTCCCGAAAACCTTTTCCCGGCTCCGCTGGCCTGGACCTGGTCCGTCACAAGGGGAGCGGACCTGAACTGGGTGCCAACTCCTTTTGAAAAAACTTTGCGCCTCGCCTATTCGCGCACTCGCTACGGCACCGGCTATTACATCTATCATCTCTATGACCGCAGCGCGAACCTCTCGCGGCCCGTTCGTTCGTGGGATGGAAAAACGCCGCCGGACAAGGACGTACTCGAACTCATCGCGCAAGCCGGAACCGACATCGCCCCGCATCTCGGAACGCGCGAAGGGAAAAACATTGGCGTGTTGCAGATTGCCGGACGCCCGATCGCCCTGACAAAAGATGCGGTGGTCGAGGTCCGGAAAATCTCTCCGAAACAACCGATGGTGCTGCGTGCTCTGGAGTTTTCTGCTCCGCGCGAGCAGGCTGTTGAATTCGGACGTTCGCGATTGAGGATAACCTGGGACGATCTCGCTCATCCTTCTGTTGACGCGCCGGTCGCGCTCTTCTTCGGCGCGGGCACGCTCTACAATCGCGACGACCGCGAGTATCTGGTCAAAGCGTTTCCGATGAATGTCCGCTACGATTCGAATCGCGTGCATCTGGCCTGCTACTTCCCGATGCCCTTCTTCAACTCGGCGCGCATCGAACTCACCGGAAACGGGCGGACCGACCTGACCGACATCCAATGGAGCGTCCGTTATCATCCGTTGAAACAGCCATGCGACGAAGTCGCCCGTTTTCATGCCACGTATCGCGATCATCCGAATCCGGAGCCGGGCCGGGACCTGATGCTTCTCGATACGAACGAAACCGAAGGCGGCGGCGAATGGTCCGGCAATTTCGTCGGCACGTCGTGGATTTTTTCGCACCGCGCCGTGCTCAACACGCTGGAGGGAGATCCGCGCTTTTTCTTCGATGACAGTGAGACGCCGCAGGCTTATGGCACCGGCACTGAGGAATGGGGCGGCGGCGGTGATTACTGGGGAGGGCGCAACATGACTTTGCCGTTTGCGGGTCATCCCGCCGGCGCGCGCAGCGAAAACGAAGCCAGGAGCGACGAGGACAAAATCGAATCCGCCTACCGCTTTCTGCTTGCCGACCTTTTTCCTTTCGGCAAACGCGCCGTCATCCGGCTCGAACACGGCGGCGAAAATCAATCCACCGAACACTATGAAACAGTGACGTATTGGTACGGCGCCAACAGCCCAAACCTCATCAAGACGGGCGCATTGAAAATCGGCGACGCTGCCAGCGAGAGAGCGCACGACTACGTCTCGCCCGGCGCATCGGCACCCTACGAAATCACTTCGCGTTATGAATTGGGCGTGGACACGGTGAACGGAAAGGAGGTTTACCCGGCGCATACGGATCGCGGGCGCATTATGAAGGGAACGTCTGAATTCACGCTCGAACTCGATCCAAACAATTTCGGCGTGCTGCTGCGGCGCAAGCTGGATTACTCCTTCCCCAACCAGCGCGCGGAGGTCTTCGTGGCAGACGCCAGCAAACGGAAACTGGGCTATAAGCCAGCCGGCATCTGGTATCTCGCCGGAGCCAACACCTGCGTTTACTCGAATCCGAAGGAAGAACTCGGCGCGACGCAGCACGTTGTTCAAACCTCCAACCGCCGCTTTCGAGATGATGAATTCATCATCCCGCGCGAACTCACACGCGGACGGGAGCGCATCCGCGTCCGCGTCCGCTTTATGCCTGTTGATATCCCCTTGTTCCCCGGCCATCGGCTGGCCGAATTGGCGTGGAGTGAGATTCGTTACGACGCCTATTGCTGGGTGATGCCCCCCGTCCAAAAGTAG